In candidate division KSB1 bacterium, the following are encoded in one genomic region:
- a CDS encoding UDP-glucose--hexose-1-phosphate uridylyltransferase, which translates to MEFRLDDHPHRRYNALTGEWVLVSPHRAKRPWKGQIESPPPDERPAYDPHCYLCPGNKRAVGEVNPNYTSTFVFTNDFPALLPDVPQAACEDELIRYRSVRGTARVICFSPRHDLTLPQFALPDLVKVVQVWAEQVSELKAQYAWIQVFENRGEMMGASSPHPHGQLWAGDALPNEAVKEDRQQADYFRKHGRPLLIDYWEREKREGVRVVVENERWLAVVPFWAIWPYETLLLPKRHVLHLDELTAEEQGDLADIFKRLVTRYDNLFKVQFPYSMGWHGRPFDGEDRLHWQLHAHFYPPLLRSATVRKFMVGYEMLAEAQRDITPETAAETLRRLSDFYE; encoded by the coding sequence GTGGAATTTCGCCTGGACGATCATCCGCATCGCCGCTACAATGCCCTGACCGGCGAATGGGTACTGGTCTCGCCGCACCGCGCCAAGCGTCCCTGGAAGGGACAAATCGAATCGCCGCCGCCCGACGAGCGGCCGGCCTACGATCCGCACTGCTATCTTTGTCCCGGCAACAAGCGCGCGGTCGGCGAAGTGAATCCGAACTATACCTCGACCTTTGTCTTTACCAACGATTTCCCCGCCCTGCTGCCGGACGTACCGCAGGCCGCCTGCGAGGACGAGCTGATCCGCTACCGCAGCGTGCGCGGCACGGCGCGCGTGATCTGCTTTTCGCCGCGCCACGATTTGACTCTGCCGCAGTTTGCCTTGCCGGATCTCGTCAAGGTGGTGCAGGTTTGGGCCGAGCAGGTGAGCGAGTTGAAGGCGCAGTATGCGTGGATCCAGGTTTTCGAGAACCGCGGCGAGATGATGGGAGCGTCCAGTCCGCATCCGCACGGCCAACTTTGGGCCGGCGACGCGTTGCCCAATGAAGCGGTCAAGGAGGATCGGCAGCAGGCGGATTATTTTCGAAAACACGGACGGCCGCTGCTGATCGACTATTGGGAGCGCGAAAAAAGGGAGGGGGTACGCGTCGTCGTCGAAAACGAACGCTGGCTGGCGGTGGTGCCGTTTTGGGCGATTTGGCCTTACGAAACGCTGCTTTTGCCCAAGCGGCATGTGCTTCATCTCGACGAGCTGACGGCCGAAGAGCAGGGGGATTTGGCAGACATTTTCAAGCGGCTGGTGACCCGCTACGACAATCTGTTCAAAGTTCAATTCCCCTACTCGATGGGGTGGCACGGTCGGCCGTTCGACGGCGAGGATCGCTTGCATTGGCAGCTGCATGCGCACTTTTATCCGCCCTTGCTGCGCTCGGCTACGGTGCGCAAGTTTATGGTCGGTTATGAAATGCTCGCCGAGGCGCAGCGCGACATTACCCCGGAAACGGCGGCTGAAACGCTGCGGAGACTGTCGGACTTTTACGAATAA